The genomic interval CTTTACTGAGATGTAATCCTggaaatcccaaaatttggggtcagttttggggtcaaaaccctgaaaaatccccaaattccggCTCAAATTGGGtcaaaattggaatttttgtCATTGAGTTAAAGCGGAGTGAAGGAGCCCTTGgtgattttttccttcattgtgATGTAATCCtggaaatcccaaaatttcgggggttttggggtcacttttggGGTGAAAACCCTGAAAAATCGCGAAATTCCGGCTCAAATCGCATAAAAAttggaatatttttcattgaGTTAAAGCAGAGTGAAGGAGCTCTTGGGGAATTTCTCCTTTACTGAGATGTAAtcctgaaaatcccaaaatttggggtcagttttggggtgaaaaccctgaaaaatcccaaaattccagctcAAATCgcataaaaatcccataaaaatcccatgaAAATTCCAATATTTGCCATTGAGTTAAAGTGGATTGAAGGAGCTCTTGGGGAATTTCTGCTTCACGGCGATGTAATCCTGAAAATCACAAAATTTGGGgtcaaaacccaaaaaaatcccgaAATTTTAGCTCAAATCCcgtaaaaatcccataaaaatcccatgaaaattggaatttttgTCATTGAGTTAAAGCAGAGTTAAGGAGCTCTTGAGGAATTTTTCCTGTACTGAGATGGAATCCTGCAAATCCCAAAATTCggggagttttggggtcagttttggggtgaaaaccCTGAAAAATCGCGAAATTTTAGCTCAAATCTCATAAAAATCCCgttaaaattcaaatttttttttcattgagttTAAGTGGATTGAAGGAGCTCTTGGGGAATTTCTCCTTCATTGTGATGTAATCCtaaaaaattgggaatttcagaaaatttggggtcagttttggggtcaaaaccctgaaaaatcccaaaattttaGCTCAGATCCtgtaaaaatcccataaaaaatcCAATATTTGTCATTGAGTTGAAGCGGAGTGAAGGAGCCCTTGGGGAATTTCTCCTTCGTTGTGATGTAATCCTGCAAATCCAAAATTCGGGgtcaaaacccaaaaaaatcccgaAATTTTTGCTCAAATTGcgtaaaaatcccataaaaaatcccataaaaattccaatttttgtCATTTAATTAAAGCGGAGTTAAGGAGCTCTTGGCGTATTTCTCCTTCATTTTGATGTAATCCTGGAAATCacaaaatttggggaattttggggtcaaaagcctcaaaaatcccaaaatttttgctcaaatcccataaaaatcccattaaaattcCAATATTTGCCATTGAGTTAATGTGGAGTGAGGGAGGTACTTGGCGTATTTCTCCTTCACGGCGATGTAATCCTGCAAATCCCAAAATTCGGGGTCACTTTTGGGgtcaaaacccaaaaaaatcccggATTTTTGGCtcaaatcccataaaaatcccataaaaatcccatgaaatttggaatttttgCCATTGAGTTGAAGCGGAGTGAAGGAGCTCTTGGGGAATTTTTCCTGTACTGAGATGGAATCCTggaaatcccaaaatttggggggttttggggtcagttttggggtcaAAACCCGGAAAAATCGCGAAATTCCGGCTCAAATCGCGTAAAAAttggaatatttttcattgaGTTGAAGCGGAGTGAAGGAGCTCTTGGGGAATTTCTCTTTCACTGCGATGTAATCCTgcaaatcccaaaatttggggtcACTTTTGGGGTCAAAACCCTGAAAAATCCCGAAATTCCAGCTCAAATCGcgtaaaaatcccataaaaatcccatgaaaattggaatttttgTCATTGAGTTGAAGCGGAGTGAAGGAGCTCTTGGGGAATTTCTCCTTCATTGTGATGTAATCCtggaaatcccaaattttgggagttttggggtcaaaagcctcaaaaatcccaaaattttagctcaaatcccataaaaatcccattaaaattgaaatatttgctATTGAGTTAATGTGGAGTGAGGGAGGTACTTGGGGAATTTCTCCTTCACGGCGATGTAATCCTGGAAATaacaaaatttgggaattttggggtcagttttggggtcaAAACCCTGAAAAATCCCGGATTTCTGGCTCAAATAGCGtaaaaatgccataaaaattgaaatatttttcattgattCAAAGTGGAGTGAAGGAGCTctttgggaatttttcttttactgtgattccaaatttttgggggaattttgggcttGGTTTTGGTGCTCCTGAATCCCAAATTTTAGGAATTTTGGGGTCAAAACcctgaaaaatccccaaattttcgCTCCAATTGGGTGAAAATTCCCATTATTTCCTATGGCGTTAAGGTGGAGTCAAGGAATTCGTGGTGAATTTTTCCTTGACTGTGATTCcaaattttttggggaattttgggattggTTTTGGTGCTCCTGaatcccaaatttggggagttttggggtcagttttggggtcaAAACCCTGAAAAATCCCGGATTTCTGGCTCAAATAGCgtaaaaatgccaaaaaaattcaaatatttttcattgattCAAAGTGGAGTGAAGGAGCTctttgggaatttttcttttactgtgattccaaatttttgggggaattttgggcttGGTTTTGGTGCTCCTGAATCCCaaattttaggaatttttgggaattttgggagccCCACCTGCAGGGAGATGTCGTTGATCTGGACGTCGTCCGTGCTCCATTTCCCGAACAATTTGATGTCCGGGGTCTCCGTCACCGCTGGAGCCGTTTCCCAGTCCGtcattctgggggaaaaaacgggaaaaatgggaaaaatttgtggggaaaggagggggaaaaagggggggaaagagggaaaaaatatgggggaaatgtgagaaaaaatggggggaaaagtggaaaaaatggggggaaaatgggggaaaaaagagaaagaaaagcgggggaaaatgcagaaaaatggggggaaaaaaaggggaaaaaagtggaaaaaatgatggggaaaaggggggaatgTGGGGGTAaagtgggaaaaatgggggaaaaagtgTGGGAAAAGTGGGGGAAAATGTGGGGGGAAAAGTGGAGGAAAAgtggggggaaatgtggggggAAAGTGGAggaaaagtggggggaaaagtgggtgaaaaggggaaaaatgtgggggaaaagtgggaaaaatggggggaaatgtgTGGGAAAAGAGGCGAAAAAgcggggaaaatggggggaaaagggaaagaaaagtgaggaaaaaatgcagaaaatgggggaaaaaagtgagaaaaagtgaggaaaaaatgggagaacaaagaggagaaagttgggaaaaggaaggaaaagaaaaagtgggGAAATGTTGGGATCCTAGTTTTCCATCGGGAAcctccttttccagctccacATCCTAATTTTTCTCACTCTgaatcccttttttcctctctagaTTCTCTTTTCCCactattatttccatttttcccacTCTAAACccatcttttccttctctggacaatttttcccccattctgGATCCTTTATTTCCgattcccccctcccctctaAATCCCATTTCCCCACTATTTTCCCTCATTTCCGATTCttattccccctttttcccctcaacCTTTTCCCaatcccccttttccctccctaaACCCCCCAATCCCAATAATCCCAACCCAACCTTgtaatttaaaaccaaattaaaaaaaccgAGACCGCCGCttccccccccttcccctcaTGGCCGCTGCCACCCCCCACCGCTCCCAtctccatttttcccctttttccggCTCTCACCGCCCAAATTCCCACCCCGCCACCTTCCCCATCCCTATTTTCCCCTcacaaatcccattttttccctcataaatcccatttttcccagaaaaatgcCTGTTTTTCCCCGCGCTCCCCCGCTCACATGGCGGCTCCTTCTTCTCCGACTCGGCAAAAAGAGCGCTACGGGGCTTCCCGGCCCCTTATATAGCGGGCAGGGTTCACTTCCGGCGACGCATGCGCAGTTTTGCTGTACGGAAAACTACTTCCGTCTTCCCGCCCACCTCCCTATATTGCGCACGCGCTGTAGCGATGTTACGGACGCGGCCGCCATGTTTGTTACGGGCATTCGCCTCAGAGGCCGCCGGGGTTGGTTATAAGGGGGTAAAAACACGCGTGGGGGGGAAATGGACGCTTTAGAGGGGTAAAAACACGAGCAGAAGTGACAAAAAGGTGACAAAAAGGTGACAAAGAGAGGACACAGAGGTCTGAGGGTGACACGCGGTGGGAAATGGCCGCTCACGCGTGGACGTGGAATGGGAGGACACTCATTATGCGAGGCCGAGGGGGGCTGACCAATCACGGCTCGCGGAGTTTGTGACGTCAGGTGTTGCTAGGATGATTTAGGCGGGACCACCCCCCCATTTGGGAACATTTTGGGGTCGCCAAAATtgacccccccagacccctccgcACCCAAAATCTCTCAAAATTCCTctcaaaaatctccaaaaaatcccccaaaaatctcctcTGAAAACcactcaaaaattaaaaaaaataaattaaaaaaaaaaggcaaaaaatgccCTAAAATCAGCTAAAAATCCCCGAAAATATTCCAGGATCCCTCCccaatttttccttaaaaatcctcccaaaaatacacaccaaaatcccagaaaaatcaaaaaaagacGCCCAAAAATCAATCCAAAATCCTCCCAAATTCGCcctcaaaataagaaaataatcaccaaaaaagtccccaaaatatccccccaaaaatccaccctaaaatcccccaaacaatttttaaaatccccccaaaaaaatctcaaaataatcctcaaaaaatcccaaatttccccctccaaccccaaaaaaatccttctaaaaattcccaaaaatgcccccccaaaaatctctaAGAAATTccacagaaaaccccaaaacccccaaaattttcatcacttttatttttcaaaattggaaattttggggtttttttggggagatttttgggttttaatgggaattttagggggaatttggggagggattTTGCGGAATTTTAAGGGgaatttttggagttttttggggtttttaatgggatttaaaggggattttttgggatggattttgggggaattttgggggtttttattgggatttttgggggattttgaggggattttggggtggatttgggggacATTTTGgtggggattttgagggggttttttgggatttttttttaatttttaatggaattttggggtggatttttgggcgggatttgggggattttggggggttttaggAGGGAtttatgtgggattttttttggttttttatgggATTTAAGGGGAATTTGGGcgatttttttagggttttaaaatgggatttttggagggattttggggtggatttttaaggggatatttggggattttggggtggatttttggggtgattttctgcattttcaggcCCCCGTCGCCGTCACCGTCGTGGGAGGGTCCTCAGATGCTGCCTGGGAAGGGAAAGTGacaaaaaatgggggaaaaaagaggaaaaaagggacaaAGAAGGTGCCaaaggtgattttgggggtccctcaCCTGCGTAGGTGTCACCGGGGAGGGGGGCGTAacctgcagggaaaaaatggggcaaaaatgggaaaaaatgggaaaaaatgaggtaaaaatagacaaaaaaagggagagaaaagtggcagaaagggagggaaagtgaaaaaaggagaaaaaaggggtaaaaaagcaacagaaaggggggaaaagggagaaaaatgagcaaaaaggtgataaaaagggacaaaaatggataaaaagtgaccaaaatgataaaaaagggacaaacagtgaaaaaaaggagaaaaaagtgttggaaaaggagaaaaaaggacaaaaagcaacaaaagggaccagaaaggggggaaaaggagaggaaaatggacaaaaaattgcaaaaagggacagaaaatgacagaaaagtgacaaaaattgttagaaaagggagaaaaagcaatgaaaatgaagaagaatggacagaaaattggggaaaaaggaaaaaaatgaccaaaaaaggagaaaaaaaggtgggaaaagtgacaaaaaagggacaaaagtgaccaaaaatgaagaagaagggatgggaaaaggggaaaaaaagacaaaaaaaaaaagacaaaaaagggagaaaaaagggagaaaaatgaggaagaagggacagaaaaagaggggaaaaggacaaaaaaaggagaaaaagtgacCAAAAATGACCAAAAAGTGACATTGGGTCTCTCACCTGTGTGGCTGCCACCGGAGAGGGGGGTGTAACCTGGAGGGAcaaaatggggtaaaaatgagattaaaatgagagaaaagaggacaaaaagcaacaaaatgcaagaaaaatgagcttaaaagtgacaaaaagtggcaaaaaaaaatgacataaaagcaacaaaaagtGACAGGAAAGGGACAACAAAGTGACAAAAAGTGACAATAAAGGAacaaaaagcaaggaaaaacagCATGAAAGTGACAAAAAATGACCAAAAGTagcaaaaaagggaaaaaattggcaaaaaatagcataaaagtgacaaaaaaaagtctaaaaaggacaaaaagcaacaaaaaagcatgaaaaaaacagCATGAAAGTGACCAAAAGTGacaaaaatgggcaaaaaaagcataaaaggGACAAACAagggacagaaaaggaaaaaatgacaaaatgggacaaaaaagtgacaaaaaagcgacaaaaagcaagaataaaaagcataaaagtgataaaaatgACATCAAAGGGACAAAAAGTGACAAAAATTGACAAAGAAAATGACCAAAACCAGCataaaagtgataaaaatgACATAAAATGACATAAAAGTGacataaaagtgagaaaaaaatgaccaaaaccagcataaaagtgataaaagtgacaaaaaaatactaaaacctgcataaaagtgataaaaattacataaaagtGACAAAAGTGACAAGAATTGACAAAAAAAATGACCAAAACCAGCATAAAAATGACATAAAAGTGACATAAAAGTGACAAAAAGTGACATAAAATTGACATAAAAGTGACAGAAAGTGAAAAAGCAGGGACagaaaagtgacaaaaaagtgacaaaaattgacaaaaaagcaacaaaaaacagcataaaagcaacaaaaaacagcataaaagtgacaaaaaatgACATAAAAGTGACATAAAGTGAGAAAAATTGACAAAAAATGCCAAAACCAGCataaaaagagataaaagtgacataaaagtgacaaaaagtgacaaaaattaacaaaaaaatgaccaaaaccaggataaaagtgataaaaatgacataaaatgacataaaatgacataaaagtgacaaaaaatgaccaaaaccagcataaaagtgataaaaatgACATAAAATGACATAAAATGACATAAAAGTGACATAAAAGTgacaaaaagtgaaaaagcagGGACCGAAAAGCAACAAATAAGTgacaaaaaagcaacaaaaaaagcataaaagtgacaaaaaatgACATAAAAGTGACAAAAAGTGACATAAAAGTGACAAAAAGTGACATAAAAGTGACAAAAAAGTGACATTAAAGAGGCAGCTCGGTGTCCCCCCATTGTCACCTGTCCTGAGGTAGCGGCAGAGGCCGAAGGTGAAGaggaggagccccaggagcagcgcCAGCACCGCCAGCGCCACCATGAGGGACAACCTTGGGGACAATCCTGGAGCTGCGGGGAcgaaaattgttaaaaaaattaaaaattcacccccaaaaatttaaaaaaaaaaaaaaatccccataaaattgaaaaaaaaaaaaaatccatccaaaatcttccaaaaatccacccaagaTTAAAGGAAAAAGCTCCAAAATTTGTTTAATTCCCCCAAAGTTCAAAGAAATCCacccaaattaaaaattaaaaaacaaaatcacccccataaattttaaaaaatttcccccaataattcaaaaaatccacccaaaattcaAAGAAATCCAACCGAAAATTCCAAGAAATCCAcccagaaattttaaaaaatccacccaaaattcaAAGAAATCCAACCGAAAATTCCAAGAAATCCAcccagaaatttaaaaaaatccacccaaaatgaaaagaaacccaccgaaatttttttaaaattgaaattaaccctagaaaaattccaaaaaaattcccctaaaaatccccaaaacctccaaaatcccaaaattaaaaagaaacctaaaaaaaacccagaataaaaccaaaagatcctcaaataattgtaaaaatgcacccaaaatgaaaataaaatctacatAAACcctcaaaaaattcccaaaaaacccaaaaactcaaAACTAAAGAAAATCCTAAACACtcccagaaaacaaacccaaaaatcctcaaaaaattgaaaataaattgtaaaaaacacacacaaaatttaaaaaaaaatcgaAATAAACcctcaaaaaattccccaaaaattctaaaaaaaatttttaaaaaatccccaaaaattccctaaaacccccaaatcccccaaaattaccccaaaagcTCCCAAAATGTCCTCACCCCACGTGACCCTGAGGggctcctgcaggctggggtGCAGCGCCAGGCACTCGAAAGTGTCCCCGGATGCCCCCGGTGGCACCTGGATCGTCACCTGTGCCCGGAAGGTTCCGTCCCCCACCGGCAGCGCCCGGGTTTCTTCCGAAGCCTCCCCGACGGCGTCACCGACGATGTCCCCAGAGGTGTCACCGACGATGTCCCCGTTGCGGAGCCACTTCAGGGTGATCTCGGCGGGGGAGAAGCCCCAGGCGTGACAGACCAGGGCCAGCGCGGGGCCCGAGCGCTCGGGGACGATCTGCAGCTGTGGCGGCGCtggggggacatttggggacacaaAGGGACATTGTGGAGGTGGCTTTGTGTCCCCAAATGTGCCccaaaatggtgaaaaatgggctcaaaatggtgaaaaatgggctcaaaatggccccaaaatggtgAAAAACAGGCTAAAAATGGCTGCCAATGTCCTGAGGGGTCACCAAATGTCCTCCTCAAAATGGCCGCCAATGGGCTCCAAAATAGCCGCCAGTGTCATCAAAATGGCCGCCAGTGGGCCCCAAAATGGCTGCCAGTGGGCCCAAATGCACCCCAAAATGggccccaaaatggccacaaatGTGTCCCCAAAAGTGTCCCCAAAAGGGTGAAATATGctcaaaatggccccaaaatggtgaaaaatgggCTCAAAATGGCCACCAATGTCCTGAGGGGGTCACCAAATGTCTTCCTCAAAATGGCCGCCAATGGGGTCCAAAATGGCCGGCAATGTCACCAAAATGGCCGCCAATGTGCCTCAAAATGGCCGCCAGTGGGCCCAAATGTTGCccaaaatggtgaaaaatgggctaaaaatggtgaaaaacaGGCTCAAAATGGCCGCCAATGTCCTGAGGGGTCACCAAATGTCCTCTCCAAAATGGCCGCCAGTGTCATCAAAATGGCTGTCAGTGGGCCCCAAAATGGCCGCCAGTTGGCCCAAATGTGCCCCAAAATGACGGaaaatgggcacaaaatggccccaaaatggtgaaaaataggctcaaaatggccccaaatggCGAAAAACGGGCTCAAAATGGCTGCCAACGTCTTGAGGGGTCACCAAATGTCCTCCTCAAAATGGCCGCCAATGGGCTCCAAAATGGCCACCAATGTCACCAAAATGGCCGCCAATGTGCCTCAAAATGGCCGCCAGTGGGCCCAAATGGGCCCCAAAATGGTGGAAAATGGGCTCAAAATGGTGgaaaatggcccaaaatggtgaaaaatggtggaaaatggCTCCTAAATGGTGAAAAAAGGCTCAAAATGGCCGCCCATGTCCTGAGGGTTCACCAAATGTCCTCCTCAAAATGGCCGCCAATGGGCTCCAAAATGGCCGCCAGTGTAATCAAAATGGCTGCCAATGTGCCTCAAAATGGCCGCCAGTGGGCCCAAATGGGCCCCAAAATGGTGAAAAACGGGCTCAAAATGGCCGCCAATGTCCTGAGGGGGTCACCAAATGTCTTCCTCAAAATGGCCGCCAATGGGCTCCAAAATGGCCGCCAGTGTCATCAAAATGGCCGCCAATGTGCCCCAAAATGGCCACCAGTGGGCCCAAGTGTGCCccaaaatggtgaaaaatgggCTCAAAATGGTGAAAAACAGGCTCAAAATGGGCTCAAAATGGTGAAAAACAGGCTAAAAATGGCTGTCAATGTCCTGAGGTGTCACCAAATGTCCTCCTCAAAATGGCCGCCAATGGGCTCCAAAATGGGCCAGAAATGGTCCTAAGATGGCCTCAAATGTGGGCCCAAATGTGTCCCTAAATGGTCTCAAAATGTGTCCCCAAAAGTGTtcccaaaatggtcccaaactGGCCCtgaaatggtcccaaaatggcGCCAAATTatctcccaaatgtccccaaaaatccccaatgTCCTCaatgtcccaaatgtccccaaaaggttctcagtgtccccaatgtccccaatgtcctcaaCATCCCAAATGttctcagtgtccccaatgttcTCAAGGTTTCCAGATGTCCCCAGCATCTCCaatgtcccaaatgtccccaaaacccccaatgTCCCAAACGCTCCGAATGTGCCCAATGTGTCCAATATCTCCAATGTCCCCAAAAGTCCCCAATGTCCCTAATGTCCTCACTGTCCCTAAAgaccccgatgtccccaatgtccccaatgtacTCAATGTCCCCAAAGTTCTCAAGGTTCTCAGATGTCCCCAGCGtctccaatgtccccaatcccctcaatgtccccaacacccccaacacccccaatgtccccaatcccctcaatgtccccaacatccccaatcccctcaatgtccccaatgtccccaacaccctcaatgtccccaacatccccaatcccctcaatgtccccaatgtcccaaacACCCTCaacatccccaatgtccccaatgcccccaatgtccccaacgcccccaacacccccaatgtccccaatgtccctgatgtccccaatgtccccaatacACCCAACACCCCCAACGCCCCCAacgcccccaatgtccccgatgtccccaataTACCCAacacccccaatgtccccaacgcCCCCAacgcccccaatgtccccgatgtccccagtgtcccctcacctCTCAGTGGCGGCCAcaccctcctgggcagctcctggcagagccGCCGGCGCTGGCGCAGCCGCTGTCCCCACCTGCTGTCCCCGTCCAGCGCCTGCGCCAGCGCCTCCCCGAGTGTCCCCAAGGGTCccccctcctggcaggggcCGGCGCGGGGTCCCCGAAGGTCCCCGCACACCAGGGGCATCTTGGACAGGgccaccagcacctcctgggaGCCGTTGGTGGCCAGCAAGGAGCCATCGGTGGCCAGCGAGCACCACGAGGCCACCTGCAGCACAAACGGGGCTAAAAGGGaccaaaaaaatgggattttgggggcggTTTTTGTACATTTTTGGCGCAGTTTTTGTGGCTTTTCGGCGCGTTCCtggaggggggtttggggttttttttaggatttttttctgggatttttggggattttatgggatttttctgggattttttgtggattttttttttattttatgggattttttctaggattttttgtggattttttttttattttatgggattttttccgggattttttgtggatttttttgggattttatgggattttttctgggatttttgtggatttttttggggggattttatgggattttttctgggtttttttctgggattttttcaggattattttggatttttttaggggactttttggtgattttttgtgatttttggggggatttttaaaggatttttttgattttttggtggtctttgggaatttttgggggatttttcaggagtttttttgagattttttggagttatttggat from Molothrus aeneus isolate 106 unplaced genomic scaffold, BPBGC_Maene_1.0 scaffold_30, whole genome shotgun sequence carries:
- the LOC136570225 gene encoding HLA class II histocompatibility antigen, DM beta chain-like, which encodes MLPLPLLLAALGAPGAAPFVLQVASWCSLATDGSLLATNGSQEVLVALSKMPLVCGDLRGPRAGPCQEGGPLGTLGEALAQALDGDSRWGQRLRQRRRLCQELPRRVWPPLRAPPQLQIVPERSGPALALVCHAWGFSPAEITLKWLRNGDIVGDTSGDIVGDAVGEASEETRALPVGDGTFRAQVTIQVPPGASGDTFECLALHPSLQEPLRVTWAPGLSPRLSLMVALAVLALLLGLLLFTFGLCRYLRTGYTPLSGGSHTGYAPLPGDTYAGSI